Below is a window of Desmonostoc muscorum LEGE 12446 DNA.
ACCAAGGGAGGATAGAGATAGTCATGGCTGGTGGCAAGTCTGAGACACCTGTTAGTCTGTCAGACAGAGAGCTGCAAATTATCGACTTAGTGGCCGCTGGCTTAACTAACCAAGAGATTGCAGTTAAACTGGAAATTAGCAAGCGTACAGTTGATAACCATATCAGTAACATTCTCACCAAAACCGAGACAGAAAATCGAGTAGCCCTTGTCCGCTGGGCTTTACAGTGGGGCAAAGTCTGCTTGAATGATGTCAATTGCTGTACTCTACCCAACCAGGTCGAATAAACATTAACTTGTAGTAGCACGATTGATCTGGTGTAGTATGCTGATAAGCCAATGTTGAGCTTTACTGATTATTCCTCTCCTCACACATAAGTTTTCAGTGTGAACACTCTACCAAAAGTTCCGAGTTCCGGACTCAGCAGGAGTTTATGTTAATGTAGCCAGCTGACCCTCCGGACTCGGAAACTATAAAGATCGGAATTCCTTAATATCAGGGACTGGGGACTGGGGATTGGGGACTGGGAAATAGGAAATAAATATTTAGGAATACTTTCCCAATACCCAATACCCAATCCCCAATACCCAATACCCAATCCCCAATCCCCAATAACAAAAATTAGCAACAATTCAATGGTGCAAGCGCTACATTTGAAAGAAATCTATGTTGCTCCATCGGCTTGGAGAGCAGTGTTCCCATGAATACTTCTGCTTCTTTTCAAGGTGGCTCGTTTCCCTTGGAATTTTTTAACTTTGATTGGACGACACCTCTTTCGGGGAAAGTTCCAACTTCAGAATCCCAACCCTCAGAGTTTCCGTATTCCACACAGGATGCTGACTTACTTAGGCAGCTATCGTTCATTCCAGGGTTGAAAGAAATTTTGATGCTGCGGCAGGTTCACGCCCTAGAACATGCCACTGTTTGGGTTCTGAGCGAATCAAATAGTGCATACCACACCACAGCAGAACCCAATAAAGTTCAACTAGATAACGAACTATTAGGTGGGTTGTCTACGGAGCAGGGATTCTACCTCTACGGTGAAGTTAATATCAGTGATTTGCGGCGTGCAGTCACACTTGCCCGACATCGCCTCACCAGTGGAGAATGGGATTTGGCCGTACATCCCCGTTGTGGCACAAATTTATCAGTAGCAATGCTCTTAACTGCTGGACTAGCTGTAGGTGTGCATCTGTTGCTACCATTCCGACCAATCGAGCAACTTATAGGTTTGGGGTTAGCCGCAACGACAGCCGCTGAAATCGCACCTGATTTAGGTTCCATAGCACAGCGTTACTTAACAACTGCCATTCCTTTTAACCTAGCAATTGAAAACATTATCCGTACACGTGACCTTTGGGGACGTGAAGCGCATTTTGTGAGGGTAAACTGGCAAGAATAAAGGGAGTGGGGAGTAGGGAGTGGGGAATAGGGCATGGGGCATTGGACAGTGAACAGTAAACAGTGGACAGTTACAGCGTTTTTCATCTATTTGAACCACAATCCTCGGTAGGGGCGCACAGCTGTGCGCCCCTACAACATGGTCTATTTACCTGAAAATTGCTGTAATTGATAACTGATAACTGTCAACTCCCCATCTCCCTCATCCCTCTCATTTACCCCCACTCCCCACCCCCCACTCCCCACTCCCCTAAAAAAATTATGAGAAAACTTTACTTCTTACTTCCTGGTACAGATGGCAAATTTGCCTGCGGTGGTCTTTGGGCCGAGTTAAAAACAGTTAATCTCGTTCAGCAGCTTTGTAATGCTGATGTTGTAACTTATCGTCAGCGGGAAAAAGGTAAGCAATTCATTGATGATTTGCTGCAAGAAAAAAATCTCAATGATGTCATTTTTGTGATTAATTGGGGATTTGATGTCGCTCAACTTGTCCCTAAGCTGAAGCAATACAATGTTGTTTACCATGCACATAGCCCAGGTTATCCGTTTAGCCTGCCTGCAAGTATTCCAATTGTTACTGTTAGTCGCTATACAATGGGATATTGGGGAGAAAAATCACCAAATTCTTTGATTTATTATTTGCCCAATCAAATTTCTGATGAGTTTAAAAATTTAGGTCTGGAACGAGATATTGATGTTTTGGTTCAGGCTCGGAAATCTTCTGAATATTTAATTAAAGAGTTGATTCCAGCATTACAAAAACGTTGTAAAGTATTCGTTGTTGATTCTTATGTAGAGGATTTGCCTGGACTATTTAACCGGGCTAAGGTTTACCTCTATGATTCCGCTGAATACTGGGCACAACAGGGTGTTAGTGAAGGATTTGGTCTGCAACCAATGGAAGCTCTTGCCTGTGGATGTCAAGTATTTTCTAGTGTCAATGGTGGATTGTCCGATTACTTAGATCCTGGCTTTAACTGCTATAAAATTGCTGGATATTCACAAGAATATGATGTGCAACGTATTCTCAAGGTGCTTGAGTCTCCAGTAGGGTTAAGTTTGGATGAAGATTTCTTTGCTGAATATCGAACTGAAAATATTATTAAGCGGTTAAAAGTGATTTTGGATGAATTAAATGAATTTTTTGACCACAAAATCCAGCAGCCATCTAATATTAAGAGTTTGACGAAAATACGTATGGCTAAGTTATTTGTGCAGAGGATATATGGTAAGCTGAGAACAAAATATTTCAAGTTGAAATAAACTAACCGCAGAGGCGCACAGATCGCAGAGAGAAGAGAGGAAATTGGATGAGTCGGCAATTATTGGTG
It encodes the following:
- a CDS encoding helix-turn-helix domain-containing protein, translating into MAGGKSETPVSLSDRELQIIDLVAAGLTNQEIAVKLEISKRTVDNHISNILTKTETENRVALVRWALQWGKVCLNDVNCCTLPNQVE
- a CDS encoding glycosyltransferase — encoded protein: MRKLYFLLPGTDGKFACGGLWAELKTVNLVQQLCNADVVTYRQREKGKQFIDDLLQEKNLNDVIFVINWGFDVAQLVPKLKQYNVVYHAHSPGYPFSLPASIPIVTVSRYTMGYWGEKSPNSLIYYLPNQISDEFKNLGLERDIDVLVQARKSSEYLIKELIPALQKRCKVFVVDSYVEDLPGLFNRAKVYLYDSAEYWAQQGVSEGFGLQPMEALACGCQVFSSVNGGLSDYLDPGFNCYKIAGYSQEYDVQRILKVLESPVGLSLDEDFFAEYRTENIIKRLKVILDELNEFFDHKIQQPSNIKSLTKIRMAKLFVQRIYGKLRTKYFKLK
- a CDS encoding DUF6391 domain-containing protein, with translation MNTSASFQGGSFPLEFFNFDWTTPLSGKVPTSESQPSEFPYSTQDADLLRQLSFIPGLKEILMLRQVHALEHATVWVLSESNSAYHTTAEPNKVQLDNELLGGLSTEQGFYLYGEVNISDLRRAVTLARHRLTSGEWDLAVHPRCGTNLSVAMLLTAGLAVGVHLLLPFRPIEQLIGLGLAATTAAEIAPDLGSIAQRYLTTAIPFNLAIENIIRTRDLWGREAHFVRVNWQE